The following coding sequences are from one Passer domesticus isolate bPasDom1 chromosome 11, bPasDom1.hap1, whole genome shotgun sequence window:
- the LOC135309664 gene encoding G-protein coupled receptor 35-like has protein sequence MENCTERGAHGSIVVLQLVVYIPVLALGIPLNAIAFWVFCCKIKRWTETKVYMINLIVADTSLLFTLPFLLYFTKYKHPIDQLCLAIQNIYFTNMPMSIFIITLIAIDRYVAIKFPLKAKILRSPLKSASICGFLWIAMIIYSSLHRIRQSSREGFCFRKQSVEPSYSSLFYSICGYFIPLGIVMFCSVQVIRCLKQKMATGPHETKLFQKAVQIVSVNLCVFAICFSPFHISLLLRFAVEVAGAHSLMPGVVTSIKVSACLANCNCCLDAFCYYFAAKEFPEFSSMFPKCIFIRSKMNKSEESQPPTDQVIL, from the coding sequence ATGGAGAACTGCACTGAGAGAGGTGCCCATGGTAGCATTGTGGTGCTTCAGCTGGTTGTGTACATCCCAGTGCTCGCTCTGGGGATCCCACTGAACGCAATTGCCTTCTGGGTCTTCTGCTGCAAAATCAAGAGGTGGACCGAGACCAAGGTGTACATGATCAACCTCATCGTGGCAGACACTTCCCTGCTCTTCACCCTGCCCTTCCTGCTGTATTTCACCAAGTACAAACATCCCATAGACCAGCTGTGTTTAGCCATACAAAACATCTATTTTACAAACATGCCTATGAGCATCTTTATCATCACCCTGATTGCGATTGATCGATACGTTGCAATCAAGTTCCCTCTAAAAGCAAAGATCCTTCGATCCCCACTGAAATCAGCTTCTATCTGTGGCTTTCTTTGGATAGCAATGATAATTTATTCCAGTTTGCATCGCATACGTCAAAGTAGCAGGGAAGGTTTTTGCTTTCGGAAACAATCTGTTGAACCTAGCTATTCCTCTTTATTCTACAGTATCTGTGGGTATTTTATTCCCTTAGGGATTGTGATGTTCTGCTCAGTACAAGTCATCAGATGTCTAAAACAGAAGATGGCCACAGGTCCTCATGAGACAAAATTATTCCAGAAGGCTGTGCAGATAGTTTCTGTGaatttgtgtgtgtttgctATATGTTTCTCACCTTTCCACATCTCACTGCTCTTGCGGTTTGCAGTGGAAGTTGCTGGAGCTCATTCTCTGATGCCAGGAGTTGTAACCTCTATTAAGGTCTCTGCATGCTTAGCAAATTGTAACTGCTGTCTGGATgcattttgttattattttgcaGCCAAGGAATTTCCAGAGTTTTCTTCTATGTTCCCCAAGTGTATATTTATCAGGTCCAAGATGAACAAAAGTGAGGAGTCACAGCCACCCACGGATCAAGTGATTCTATGA